In Dromiciops gliroides isolate mDroGli1 chromosome 4, mDroGli1.pri, whole genome shotgun sequence, one DNA window encodes the following:
- the LOC122726128 gene encoding H-2 class II histocompatibility antigen, E-S beta chain-like, giving the protein MVCVWLPKGIWIGVLAVPLLVLVSQVAAGRQVPEHFTEYSTSECYFVNGTERVRYMDRYFYNREEYVRFDSDIGEYLAVSELGRGIDNYLNSQKEILEDRRDSVHTFCRHNYKVFDPFLVPRHVEPEVTVYPSKMAPLGHHNLLVCSVTGFYPGDIEVRWLLNGQEETAGVVSTGLISNGDWTYQVLVMLEMTPRRGDVYTCHVEHSSLQRPVTLDWKAQSGSAQSKMLSGVGGLVLGLIFFGVGLVVHRRSQKGNQVSQPAGLLS; this is encoded by the exons ATGGTGTGTGTCTGGCTCCCCAAGGGCATCTGGATAGGAGTTCTGGCTGTGCCCCTGCTGGTGCTGGTTTCCCAGGTGGCTGCAGGCAGACAGGTCCCAG AGCACTTCACTGAGTATTCTACATCTGAGTGTTACTTTGTGAATGGGACGGAGCGCGTGCGGTATATGGACAGATATTTCTATAACCGGGAGGAGTACGTGCGCTTCGACAGCGACATCGGGGAGTACCTGGCGGTGTCGGAGCTGGGGCGGGGAATTGATAACTACCTGAACAGCCAGAAGGAGATCCTGGAGGACAGACGGGACTCAGTGCACACTTTCTGCCGGCACAACTACAAGGTGTTTGATCCCTTCCTAGTGCCCCGGCACG ttGAGCCTGAGGTGACTGTGTATCCATCCAAGATGGCTCCCCTGGGACACCACAACCTGCTTGTCTGCTCTGTCACTGGTTTCTACCCTGGGGACATTGAGGTCAGGTGGCTCCTGAATGGGCAGGAGGAGACAGCTGGGGTTGTGTCCACAGGCCTGATCAGCAATGGAGACTGGACCTACCAGGTCCTGGTGATGCTGGAGATGACCCCCAGGCGTGGGGATGTCTACACCTGCCACGTGGAGCACTCCAGCCTGCAGAGACCTGTCACCTTGGACTGGA AAGCACAGTCTGGATCTGCCCAGAGCAAGATGCTGAGTGGAGTCGGGGGCCTCGTGCTGGGACTGATCTTCTTTGGGGTTGGCCTTGTTGTCCACAGGAGGAGTCAGAAAG gaAATCAGGTTTCACAGCCAGCAG GGCTCCTGAGCTGA